From the genome of Candidatus Eremiobacteraceae bacterium, one region includes:
- a CDS encoding type II secretion system F family protein, with amino-acid sequence MPSFAYQAKDAAGKTVNGVIEAENERVLRAKLREMNYYVTGITQKNSGVMNADIGAVFSKFKGVSEQALVVFARQFATMINAGLAMVRCLDVLGVQTEDAQLKPIIVAVRREVEGGSTLAAALGKFPKVFSPLFTNMVRAGELGGILDDVLNRLAGFLEKDFNLKKKVKAAMTYPTVILVMAVGIVIFLVTFILPTFVSMFEQMDMKLPLPTKILITFTVAARNPFILIPTIILLIVGFIMFNRYTSTQVGRRQFDAFKLKLPVFGMLIRKVAISRFCRTLGTLLQSGVPIMQALEIVGKASGNEVVAETVNKVRDSVREGESIAVPLQLSGMFPPLVTQMVSVGEETGNLDGMLSKIADFYDTEVDYMLASLTSLLEPMMILGMGFVVGFIVISVFLPLYQIIGNIH; translated from the coding sequence ATGCCCAGTTTCGCATACCAGGCGAAAGACGCGGCCGGTAAGACCGTCAACGGCGTCATCGAGGCGGAGAACGAGCGCGTCCTGCGCGCGAAGCTCCGCGAGATGAACTATTACGTCACCGGCATCACCCAGAAGAACTCTGGGGTGATGAACGCCGACATCGGCGCGGTGTTCAGCAAATTCAAAGGCGTCAGCGAGCAGGCGCTCGTCGTGTTCGCGCGCCAGTTCGCGACCATGATCAACGCGGGTCTCGCGATGGTCCGCTGTCTCGACGTCCTCGGCGTGCAGACGGAAGACGCGCAGCTCAAGCCGATCATCGTCGCGGTGCGCCGCGAGGTGGAAGGCGGCTCGACGCTCGCCGCGGCGCTCGGCAAGTTCCCGAAAGTTTTCTCGCCCCTGTTCACCAACATGGTGCGCGCTGGTGAGCTCGGCGGTATCCTCGACGACGTCCTCAACCGGCTCGCGGGCTTCCTCGAGAAGGACTTCAACCTGAAGAAGAAGGTGAAGGCCGCGATGACGTACCCGACGGTCATCTTGGTGATGGCGGTCGGCATCGTCATATTCCTCGTGACGTTCATCCTGCCGACGTTCGTCTCGATGTTCGAACAGATGGACATGAAGCTGCCGCTGCCGACGAAGATCCTCATCACTTTCACGGTCGCAGCGCGCAACCCGTTCATCCTGATCCCGACGATCATACTGCTCATCGTCGGCTTCATCATGTTCAACCGCTACACGTCGACGCAGGTCGGCCGGAGACAGTTCGACGCGTTCAAGCTCAAGCTGCCGGTGTTCGGCATGCTCATCCGCAAGGTCGCGATCTCGCGCTTCTGCCGCACGCTCGGCACGCTGCTCCAATCGGGCGTGCCGATCATGCAGGCGCTCGAGATCGTCGGCAAGGCGTCGGGCAACGAAGTCGTCGCCGAGACGGTCAACAAGGTCCGCGACTCGGTGCGCGAGGGCGAGTCGATCGCGGTGCCGCTCCAGCTGTCCGGGATGTTCCCGCCGCTCGTGACGCAGATGGTGTCCGTCGGCGAAGAGACCGGGAACCTCGACGGCATGCTCTCGAAGATCGCCGACTTCTACGACACCGAGGTCGACTACATGCTCGCGTCGCTGACGTCGCTGCTCGAGCCGATGATGATCCTCGGCATGGGCTTCGTGGTCGGCTTCATCGTCATCTCGGTCTTCCTGCCGCTGTACCAGATCATCGGCAACATCCACTGA
- a CDS encoding type IV pilus twitching motility protein PilT encodes MATNVSDLLGLRMDELMRVTIERGASDLHMCVGLPPMLRIDGRLSPTEFPKLTPDDSKRLLYSILTDGQKEKFEKNLELDFSHGLKGFGRFRINAFKQRGVIGAVFRAIPSTVPPLASLNLPPVMGDLVARPHGLILVTGPTGSGKSTALAAMVDVINSSMARHILTMEDPIEYLHYHKMSMVNQREIGQDSYSFANSLRAALREDPDIVLVGEMRDMDTIATTLTIAETGHLVFATLHTSDAAQTIDRIIDVFPAHQQQQIRVQVASVIEAVVCLRLLPHASGVGRVPAAEVMIATPAIRNLVRESKTHQIHNAIVTSRVMHMQTFDMSLRDLVRKHMITAEEALNASMHPEELRKLIEGA; translated from the coding sequence ATGGCGACAAACGTAAGCGATCTCCTCGGGCTGCGCATGGACGAACTGATGCGCGTGACGATCGAACGCGGCGCGTCCGATCTTCACATGTGCGTCGGCTTGCCGCCCATGCTCCGCATCGACGGCCGGCTCTCGCCGACCGAATTTCCGAAGCTCACGCCCGATGACTCGAAGCGTTTGCTCTACAGCATCCTGACGGACGGACAGAAGGAGAAGTTCGAGAAGAATCTCGAGCTCGATTTCTCGCACGGCCTCAAAGGCTTCGGACGATTCCGTATCAACGCGTTCAAGCAGCGCGGCGTCATCGGCGCGGTCTTCCGCGCCATCCCGTCGACGGTGCCTCCGCTCGCGTCGCTCAACCTTCCGCCGGTCATGGGCGATCTCGTCGCCCGGCCGCACGGACTCATCCTCGTCACCGGTCCGACGGGCTCAGGCAAGTCGACCGCGCTGGCGGCGATGGTGGACGTCATCAACTCGTCGATGGCGCGCCACATCCTGACGATGGAAGACCCGATCGAGTATCTCCACTACCACAAGATGTCCATGGTCAATCAGCGTGAGATCGGCCAGGACTCCTACAGCTTCGCCAACTCGCTGCGCGCGGCGCTGCGCGAAGACCCCGACATCGTCCTCGTCGGCGAGATGCGCGACATGGACACCATCGCGACGACGCTGACGATCGCCGAAACCGGACACCTCGTCTTCGCGACCCTGCACACCTCGGATGCGGCCCAGACGATCGACCGCATCATCGACGTGTTCCCCGCCCATCAGCAGCAGCAGATCCGCGTCCAGGTGGCCTCGGTCATCGAAGCCGTCGTCTGCCTGCGGCTGCTGCCGCACGCTTCGGGAGTCGGCCGCGTGCCGGCGGCCGAAGTCATGATCGCGACGCCCGCGATACGCAACCTCGTCCGCGAGAGCAAGACGCACCAGATCCACAACGCCATCGTGACGAGCCGGGTCATGCACATGCAGACCTTCGACATGTCGCTGCGCGACCTCGTGCGCAAGCACATGATCACCGCCGAAGAGGCGCTCAACGCATCGATGCACCCCGAAGAGCTTCGCAAGCTCATCGAAGGTGCTTGA
- a CDS encoding glycosyltransferase 87 family protein translates to MRLLGWTALAVALIVAYALASAQIAGSLIDFNDLRHHVDFTVGLALPVHVAWQALGEWRLTLCLWALVAGLAIAGTQIARAMDTEGRARSGVLVGIQALLLLALLAVTVTLSGDVYAYVIYGRLYGLLGLDPYLLGSPVNVGSDQILRQALAFYGNPPPPDNYGPLWTLLAGGIARVEAAWPLGAQVWSHRILSAGGALAATTGLLFALRGLAERERVKRAARFALHPLVLYETAVGGHNDMLMAAAAIWAFAVADELPLVAGLLLGASIAVKYVSIVLVPFLVIRVARKGATGAMLCAGISIALPALLFRPFWNGIETLYSLIGHGGVLAMSPQWLADMPFFSLGTADNPVLPGVVLPLFGQLTWPRIIQLAALAAFVAIAVVSVIRYASGRRLAEIWRTLTSAVYSLSIIHPWYALWTAPSAVDSGRWGAFGWWLGVFVFLRYALDGIAPAELGSAYTPLLAALAAVMLVAPMILAFRDTGRDTATAVRKS, encoded by the coding sequence GTGAGGCTCTTGGGCTGGACCGCTCTTGCTGTGGCGCTCATCGTCGCCTATGCTTTGGCGAGTGCGCAGATCGCCGGGAGCCTGATCGACTTCAACGACCTCCGTCATCACGTCGACTTCACCGTCGGCCTAGCGCTGCCGGTCCACGTCGCATGGCAGGCGCTCGGCGAGTGGCGCCTGACGCTTTGCCTCTGGGCGCTCGTCGCCGGCCTGGCGATCGCCGGAACGCAGATCGCGCGTGCAATGGATACGGAAGGCCGCGCTCGCTCGGGCGTGCTCGTCGGCATACAAGCACTGCTCCTTTTGGCGCTGCTCGCCGTCACCGTGACGCTTTCCGGCGACGTCTACGCGTACGTCATCTACGGCAGGTTGTACGGACTGCTCGGCCTCGATCCGTACCTGCTCGGCTCGCCGGTAAATGTCGGAAGCGATCAGATATTGCGTCAGGCGCTCGCGTTCTACGGAAATCCGCCGCCGCCGGACAACTACGGGCCGCTCTGGACGCTGCTCGCCGGCGGCATCGCGCGCGTCGAAGCGGCCTGGCCGCTCGGGGCGCAGGTGTGGTCGCATCGGATCCTCTCGGCCGGCGGCGCGCTGGCCGCGACCACCGGTCTGCTCTTCGCCCTGCGAGGGCTAGCGGAACGTGAGCGCGTCAAGCGCGCCGCGCGTTTCGCACTCCATCCGCTCGTGCTCTACGAGACGGCGGTCGGCGGCCACAACGACATGCTCATGGCCGCCGCGGCGATCTGGGCGTTCGCGGTCGCGGACGAACTGCCGCTCGTCGCCGGGCTCTTGCTCGGCGCTTCGATCGCGGTGAAATACGTGTCGATCGTGCTCGTGCCGTTCCTCGTCATCCGCGTCGCCAGAAAAGGCGCGACCGGCGCCATGCTTTGCGCAGGCATCTCGATCGCGTTGCCTGCGCTGCTCTTCCGCCCGTTCTGGAATGGGATCGAAACCCTGTACTCGCTCATCGGCCACGGCGGCGTGCTCGCGATGTCGCCGCAGTGGCTTGCCGACATGCCGTTCTTCTCGCTCGGCACTGCCGACAACCCGGTCTTGCCCGGCGTCGTCTTGCCGCTCTTCGGCCAGCTGACATGGCCGCGGATCATCCAGCTCGCGGCGCTCGCCGCCTTCGTCGCGATCGCGGTCGTAAGCGTCATCCGCTACGCCTCGGGCCGCCGCCTCGCGGAGATCTGGCGCACGCTCACGAGCGCCGTCTATTCGCTCTCGATCATCCATCCGTGGTATGCGCTATGGACCGCACCGTCGGCGGTCGACAGCGGCCGATGGGGCGCCTTCGGTTGGTGGCTCGGCGTCTTCGTATTCTTGCGCTACGCGCTCGATGGCATCGCACCGGCCGAGCTCGGCTCGGCGTACACCCCGCTTTTGGCTGCGCTCGCGGCCGTGATGCTCGTCGCCCCCATGATTTTAGCCTTTCGGGACACGGGGCGTGACACAGCGACCGCCGTCAGGAAGTCGTAA
- a CDS encoding glycosyltransferase 87 family protein — MKKVHWAVWLAAIVVLAVAGSLAASALAVHETFFDAYTRTPYSAAYAFPIHVVQAASPGWDVDFVIWSMLAAIAVCGIALASSISRLERRPAHVLCFSFAVTSAALSAFAIIQSSDVYFYVMYGRLYGVHGMNPYAFGDVTHLGDPIIAQILTFAGKVPFEDPYGPLWTLVAGLQSKLFAGADLFWSAWSFRAVAIVAALAAIAGILHALRRMPEAERTKAAGRFAFHPLVLYECAVGGHNDMLMVAPAVWAFAIVDELPLIAGLLAGCAIAVKYVAVIALPFLVVRARRSGWPAAILCGVLAIVIPVLCARPFQTGAAGAQALAANGSRFAMSFEWLANMPIFAAGLGNVPAFEALPVVPVFGVLSWARIVQLAALSVAGALVVIGSLLCLRRFDMRHVWRSITALLLSLPSMHPWYGLWLVPAVSCAGRWAEYAWWFGVFVFGCYTVDTVSGWMPAWVPIAATAAYLIVPAVMAMTTKPNAEARA, encoded by the coding sequence ATGAAGAAGGTCCACTGGGCGGTGTGGCTTGCGGCGATCGTCGTACTCGCCGTGGCCGGCTCGCTGGCGGCGTCCGCGCTCGCAGTCCACGAGACTTTTTTCGATGCATACACCCGGACACCGTATTCCGCGGCGTACGCATTTCCGATCCACGTCGTGCAGGCGGCATCGCCCGGCTGGGATGTCGACTTCGTCATCTGGTCGATGCTCGCCGCGATCGCGGTCTGCGGCATCGCGCTCGCTTCGTCTATCTCTCGTCTGGAACGGCGGCCGGCGCACGTGCTCTGCTTCTCGTTCGCCGTCACGAGCGCGGCGCTCAGCGCGTTCGCTATCATCCAATCGAGCGACGTGTATTTCTACGTGATGTACGGACGCCTCTACGGCGTCCACGGGATGAATCCGTATGCGTTCGGCGACGTGACGCATCTAGGCGACCCGATCATCGCGCAGATATTGACCTTCGCGGGCAAGGTGCCGTTCGAGGATCCGTACGGTCCGTTATGGACGCTCGTCGCCGGATTGCAATCGAAGCTGTTCGCCGGCGCAGATCTGTTCTGGTCGGCATGGTCGTTTCGTGCCGTCGCGATCGTCGCTGCCCTCGCGGCGATCGCCGGCATCCTGCACGCGCTGCGGCGTATGCCGGAGGCCGAGCGCACGAAAGCCGCCGGCCGCTTCGCATTTCATCCGCTCGTCCTCTACGAATGCGCCGTCGGCGGCCACAACGACATGCTCATGGTCGCGCCCGCGGTGTGGGCGTTCGCGATCGTCGACGAACTGCCGCTCATCGCCGGATTGCTCGCAGGCTGCGCGATCGCCGTGAAGTACGTCGCTGTGATCGCGCTGCCGTTCCTCGTGGTCCGCGCGCGGCGCAGCGGCTGGCCGGCAGCGATCCTCTGCGGCGTTCTTGCTATCGTCATACCCGTGCTTTGCGCGAGGCCGTTCCAGACCGGAGCTGCGGGCGCGCAGGCGCTCGCCGCGAACGGCAGCCGTTTCGCGATGTCGTTCGAATGGCTCGCGAACATGCCGATCTTCGCGGCCGGGCTGGGAAACGTGCCCGCGTTCGAGGCGCTGCCTGTCGTGCCGGTGTTCGGCGTACTCTCGTGGGCCCGCATCGTGCAGCTCGCGGCGCTGTCGGTCGCCGGGGCGCTCGTCGTCATCGGCTCCCTGCTCTGTCTGCGACGGTTCGACATGCGTCACGTGTGGCGATCGATCACCGCCCTGCTGCTTTCGTTGCCCTCGATGCATCCGTGGTACGGGCTGTGGCTCGTACCGGCCGTGTCGTGCGCCGGCCGTTGGGCCGAATACGCGTGGTGGTTCGGCGTCTTCGTCTTCGGCTGCTATACGGTCGACACGGTTTCGGGCTGGATGCCGGCATGGGTTCCCATCGCTGCGACGGCCGCATATCTCATCGTTCCCGCCGTCATGGCCATGACGACGAAGCCGAACGCGGAAGCTCGCGCGTGA
- a CDS encoding glycosyltransferase family 2 protein, with protein sequence MRTLGAVTAIIPTYQRPQMLRRALSSVLRQTIPNVRVCVYDNASGGETESVVKAFASGDARVQYFRHDRNIGAMANFLFGMRRVETPYFSFLSDDDVLLPDFYETALSGFARQPDALMSAASTVEVDEAGRPLFEPLALWPREGIFEPPSGAFAMLDNRHPTWTTVLFRREAIDRIGYLDLDVGAPSDLDFELHLAACAPIVVSKRVCGAYVRHADAHSVGETAEVATGFARICRKIDEDTQIETDTRKKLAARVLRQLRMKLVEVWVKGLVRGDDAVARDAALAMRDRYGPRLGGSLLLGGWRAIIAAAPLRALLRIVENTRLGRRAAAARSIEPARLRQIRETLAL encoded by the coding sequence GTGCGAACGTTAGGAGCAGTCACGGCGATCATACCGACATATCAACGGCCCCAGATGCTGCGGCGCGCTCTAAGCAGCGTGCTCCGTCAGACGATCCCGAATGTGAGGGTATGCGTTTACGACAATGCATCGGGTGGTGAGACCGAGTCCGTCGTCAAAGCATTCGCTTCTGGAGACGCGCGAGTCCAGTACTTTCGGCACGACCGCAACATCGGAGCTATGGCGAACTTCTTGTTCGGGATGCGGCGTGTCGAGACGCCGTATTTCTCGTTCCTCTCCGATGACGACGTTCTGTTACCCGATTTCTACGAGACCGCACTCTCTGGTTTTGCACGCCAGCCAGACGCGCTCATGTCCGCGGCGTCGACCGTCGAAGTCGACGAAGCAGGACGGCCGCTGTTCGAACCCCTAGCGTTGTGGCCGCGCGAGGGAATCTTCGAGCCGCCGAGCGGGGCGTTCGCGATGCTCGACAATCGACACCCGACATGGACGACGGTGCTGTTCAGGCGGGAGGCGATCGATCGGATCGGATACCTCGACCTCGACGTGGGTGCCCCGTCCGATCTCGACTTCGAATTGCACCTCGCCGCGTGTGCCCCGATCGTCGTTTCGAAACGCGTCTGCGGAGCATACGTCAGGCACGCCGACGCGCATTCGGTCGGAGAGACGGCTGAAGTCGCTACCGGCTTTGCGCGCATCTGCCGCAAGATCGATGAAGACACTCAGATCGAGACGGACACGCGCAAGAAGCTCGCCGCCAGGGTCCTGCGTCAGCTGCGGATGAAGCTCGTCGAGGTCTGGGTGAAAGGCCTCGTCCGCGGCGACGATGCGGTCGCGCGCGACGCAGCACTTGCGATGCGAGATCGATATGGTCCGCGCCTCGGAGGCTCGTTGCTCCTCGGCGGCTGGCGCGCGATCATCGCCGCCGCGCCGCTACGCGCGCTGCTGCGCATCGTCGAAAACACCCGCCTCGGCCGCAGAGCCGCCGCTGCCAGATCCATCGAACCTGCCAGGCTGCGCCAGATCCGCGAGACGCTCGCGCTATGA
- a CDS encoding NAD(P)-dependent oxidoreductase, whose amino-acid sequence MRERLNNFPKAVVFGSRGQMGSAIQSVLTEVGYVVRPYDRAACDIESLDAVLEAAHSLTDGDVLVNAAAWTDVAAAERDLTAAFETNYRGCLNVSLASQSTGATCVTFSTDYVFDGSKTSPYVESDPTNALNVYGASKLAGEAITRETTTRHYVARLATVFGVAAGRRRPNFVDRIAGLERGSTVELVAQGSISPTYAADAAELIGRLLACHAPYGVYHLANAGACTWYELGSVVRDLCGADITIVEATPGHEDIVRRPLHSALASEKLAALGLTPAPWRDAVARYLRVTHRITAAG is encoded by the coding sequence GTGCGTGAAAGATTGAACAACTTTCCGAAGGCGGTCGTGTTCGGGTCGAGGGGCCAAATGGGCAGCGCGATTCAGAGCGTTCTCACGGAGGTTGGCTACGTGGTCCGCCCATATGACCGTGCCGCTTGCGACATCGAGTCTCTCGATGCGGTGCTCGAGGCGGCGCACAGTCTCACCGATGGCGATGTGCTCGTGAACGCCGCGGCCTGGACGGACGTCGCTGCCGCGGAACGCGATCTGACCGCGGCATTCGAGACGAACTATCGAGGTTGCCTCAACGTATCGCTCGCGTCGCAATCAACCGGCGCGACCTGCGTGACGTTCAGTACCGACTACGTCTTCGACGGATCGAAGACATCGCCGTATGTCGAGTCGGATCCGACAAACGCTTTAAATGTCTACGGCGCCTCGAAGCTGGCCGGGGAAGCGATTACACGGGAGACTACGACACGTCACTACGTCGCTCGACTTGCGACGGTTTTTGGCGTCGCAGCCGGACGTCGACGACCGAACTTCGTCGATCGCATCGCCGGGCTGGAACGAGGCTCGACCGTTGAACTCGTCGCCCAGGGCTCCATATCGCCCACGTACGCGGCGGATGCGGCCGAGCTCATCGGCCGGCTGCTCGCATGTCATGCACCCTACGGGGTGTATCACCTCGCAAACGCCGGAGCCTGCACCTGGTACGAGCTAGGGTCGGTCGTTCGGGATTTGTGCGGTGCCGATATCACGATCGTGGAAGCGACCCCAGGCCACGAAGACATAGTGCGCCGACCGCTTCACAGCGCCTTGGCAAGCGAAAAGCTTGCAGCGCTTGGCTTAACGCCGGCGCCGTGGCGCGATGCCGTCGCACGTTACCTTCGCGTCACTCATCGGATCACTGCGGCCGGCTAG
- a CDS encoding cephalosporin hydroxylase family protein, whose amino-acid sequence MSDNRASDPALLAAMRADRDLARLSAAFMEKTIEHRYSYNFTWLGIPIIQYPQDVVALQEIIWEYKPELIIETGVAHGGSTVFFASMLEMIGTGGVLGIDVDIRAHNRMVIQAHPLARRIELLDGSSTDPAVVAVARERAAGKRVVVVLDSNHTADHVAGELEAYSPLVKSGGYLVVFDTIIETLPGTFPDRPWSHGNNPMTAVHSFLRHDDRFEIAEDILATLLVTAAPDGYLRCVKD is encoded by the coding sequence ATGAGCGACAATAGAGCTTCGGATCCGGCGTTGTTGGCCGCAATGCGTGCCGATCGCGACTTGGCACGGCTGTCAGCCGCTTTTATGGAGAAGACGATCGAGCACCGCTACTCGTACAACTTCACATGGCTCGGAATTCCGATCATCCAATATCCGCAAGACGTCGTCGCGCTTCAGGAGATCATTTGGGAATACAAGCCTGAGCTCATCATCGAGACAGGCGTCGCACACGGTGGTTCAACCGTGTTTTTCGCGTCGATGCTCGAGATGATCGGCACCGGCGGCGTGCTCGGCATAGATGTCGACATCAGAGCGCATAACCGGATGGTCATTCAAGCGCATCCCCTGGCGCGGCGGATCGAGTTGCTCGACGGCTCGTCGACCGATCCGGCCGTCGTCGCGGTGGCCCGCGAGCGGGCGGCGGGTAAACGCGTGGTCGTCGTTCTCGATTCTAACCACACCGCCGACCATGTCGCAGGTGAACTCGAGGCGTACTCGCCGCTCGTGAAATCCGGCGGTTACCTCGTGGTCTTCGACACGATCATCGAGACATTGCCGGGCACCTTTCCAGATCGTCCGTGGAGCCACGGGAATAACCCGATGACGGCGGTCCACTCGTTCCTCAGGCATGACGATCGCTTCGAAATCGCCGAGGATATCCTCGCGACGCTCCTCGTGACCGCGGCGCCCGACGGGTACCTTCGGTGCGTGAAAGATTGA
- a CDS encoding class I SAM-dependent methyltransferase, protein MSKAPSCRSCGAALTSEVIDLGMSPLSNALVEPSTHAADPLYPLRAYVCETCWLVQVPAVESRERIFGDYAYFSSYSDTWIAHARAYAATVVERLGLGPQSLVVELASNDGYLLKEFQARGVPVLGVEPAANVARVAQAAGVPTVAEFFGVALARKLIEDGRSADLIVANNVLAHVPDVNDFVAGIASLLARRGTATFEFPHLLRMLESGEFDTIYHEHFSYFSLRAAQRIFERHGLDVVDVDELPTHGGSLRLWVRHAQADPPKGESVERVLTEEEDAHLERRDAYAAFQGAAVKAKDALVTFLQEARRSGKGVAGYGAPAKATTLLNYCGIGPDLLAYTVDRSPHKQGRLIPGVRIPIEAPEKIFERRPDFVLVLPWNIKDEIFFQLEAIQGWGGQFVVPIPTLTLCRAEATGVRDERQ, encoded by the coding sequence GTGAGCAAGGCGCCTTCATGCCGCTCCTGCGGCGCGGCGCTGACGAGCGAGGTCATCGACCTCGGCATGTCGCCGTTGTCGAACGCGCTCGTCGAGCCGTCGACACACGCCGCCGATCCGCTGTACCCGTTGCGGGCGTACGTCTGCGAGACGTGCTGGCTCGTGCAGGTGCCCGCGGTGGAAAGCCGCGAGCGTATCTTCGGCGATTACGCGTATTTCTCGTCGTACTCGGACACCTGGATCGCACACGCGCGAGCATACGCGGCCACGGTAGTGGAGCGGCTCGGGCTCGGTCCGCAGTCGCTCGTCGTCGAGCTGGCGAGCAATGACGGGTATCTGCTCAAGGAGTTCCAGGCCCGCGGCGTGCCCGTGCTCGGCGTCGAACCGGCCGCCAACGTCGCCCGCGTCGCCCAAGCCGCGGGCGTGCCGACGGTCGCCGAGTTCTTCGGAGTCGCGCTCGCCAGAAAGCTCATCGAAGACGGCCGCAGCGCGGACCTTATCGTCGCCAACAACGTGCTCGCGCACGTGCCCGACGTCAACGACTTCGTCGCCGGCATCGCATCGCTGCTCGCGCGTCGAGGCACGGCGACGTTCGAGTTTCCACACCTGTTGCGGATGCTCGAATCCGGCGAGTTCGATACGATATACCACGAGCATTTCTCCTACTTCTCGCTGCGCGCGGCGCAAAGGATCTTCGAACGCCACGGGCTCGACGTCGTCGACGTCGACGAGTTGCCGACCCACGGCGGAAGCCTGCGTCTTTGGGTGCGACATGCTCAGGCGGATCCACCGAAGGGCGAGTCCGTCGAGCGCGTGCTTACGGAGGAAGAAGATGCACATCTGGAGCGCCGCGACGCGTACGCTGCTTTTCAAGGCGCCGCCGTCAAGGCGAAAGATGCACTCGTGACGTTTCTGCAGGAGGCCCGACGTTCCGGCAAAGGAGTAGCGGGATACGGGGCGCCGGCGAAAGCTACGACGTTACTCAACTATTGCGGTATCGGTCCGGACCTGCTCGCGTATACGGTCGATCGTAGTCCGCATAAACAAGGACGCCTGATCCCGGGCGTGCGTATTCCCATCGAAGCTCCCGAGAAGATTTTCGAGCGACGGCCAGATTTTGTTCTCGTCCTGCCGTGGAATATCAAAGACGAGATTTTCTTTCAGTTGGAGGCGATCCAAGGATGGGGTGGGCAGTTCGTCGTGCCGATACCAACGTTGACTCTTTGTCGAGCCGAGGCGACTGGTGTGCGAGATGAGCGACAATAG
- the rfbG gene encoding CDP-glucose 4,6-dehydratase, whose amino-acid sequence MNRAFWKGKRAFVTGHTGFKGTWLCAWLVDAGARVSGFALAPEAGSPFGDSRLKADMVSTVADIRDTSALASALDDARPDIVIHLAAQSLVRRSYEEPALTFSVNTMGTANLLDALRSSPTARAAVVVTSDKCYAAGEPSRRHTEDDPLGGDDPYSASKAGAEIVAAAYRRAFFEDEKIATARAGNVIGGGDSSRDRLVPDMLRAFDVGETARIRRPDDIRPWQHVLDPIAGYLDLAERLFSDARSFAQAWNFGPSAQNEVPVRKIADAVAIAWGDGASWSHDKGAHAAERGVLRLDSTKAARLLDWCDRIALDEAIRWTVDWHKDRASGASVRDLLARDISRYEALSA is encoded by the coding sequence ATGAATCGGGCTTTCTGGAAAGGGAAGCGCGCGTTCGTCACAGGGCATACGGGTTTCAAGGGGACCTGGCTTTGCGCGTGGCTCGTCGACGCGGGCGCGCGCGTGTCGGGGTTCGCTCTGGCGCCTGAAGCGGGCTCGCCGTTCGGCGATTCGCGTTTGAAGGCCGACATGGTCTCGACCGTTGCGGACATCCGCGACACGTCCGCGCTTGCGAGTGCGCTCGACGACGCGCGGCCGGATATCGTCATCCACCTGGCCGCACAATCGCTCGTGCGACGCTCGTACGAAGAACCGGCGCTGACGTTTTCCGTCAACACGATGGGGACGGCGAACCTGCTCGACGCGCTCAGATCGTCGCCCACCGCACGCGCCGCGGTCGTCGTCACAAGCGACAAATGCTATGCCGCCGGCGAGCCGTCTCGACGACATACCGAAGACGATCCGCTCGGCGGCGACGATCCATATTCGGCGAGCAAGGCCGGCGCCGAGATCGTCGCGGCGGCGTATCGACGAGCGTTCTTCGAGGACGAAAAAATCGCGACCGCGCGCGCAGGCAACGTCATCGGCGGCGGCGACAGCTCGCGCGACCGGCTCGTGCCCGACATGCTTCGAGCGTTCGACGTGGGCGAGACGGCACGGATCCGCCGGCCGGACGACATCAGGCCTTGGCAGCACGTCCTCGACCCGATCGCGGGCTACCTCGATCTCGCCGAACGCCTTTTCTCGGATGCACGCTCGTTCGCACAAGCATGGAACTTCGGGCCGAGCGCACAGAACGAGGTGCCCGTCCGGAAGATCGCCGATGCCGTCGCGATAGCGTGGGGCGATGGCGCGTCGTGGAGCCACGACAAGGGCGCGCACGCCGCCGAGCGAGGCGTGCTGCGGCTCGACAGCACAAAAGCAGCGCGGCTGCTTGATTGGTGCGACCGGATAGCGCTGGACGAAGCGATCCGATGGACGGTCGATTGGCACAAGGATCGCGCTTCGGGCGCTTCCGTCCGCGATCTCCTCGCCCGCGACATCTCGCGGTACGAGGCGCTGTCCGCGTGA